From one Fusobacterium mortiferum ATCC 9817 genomic stretch:
- a CDS encoding tagaturonate reductase, with protein sequence MLSRKELNLPKYPEKIIQFGEGNFLRSFVDWQLDIINKNTDLNAGIAVVRPIDYDTVPLLNIQDGLYTSIIRGINEKGEVVKDYRIISSINREIPVYKEFDEYLKLAHNPEMRFIISNTTEAGIVYSDEDKYDDRPQNTFPAKLTRLLHERFKVFNGEVNKGFILMPCELIDYNGEELKKIVLKYADLWNLEEEFKNWLVTGNIWCSTLVDRIVTGYPRAEKDELVKELGYEDKFMTTGEYFYLFVIQGPKDILTKELRLDKVNLNILIVNDLKPYKMRKVGILNGAHTAMVPVAYLYGIDTVREAMENSDVRTFIEKAIDEEIIPALDMDKKELVEFKEAVIKRFQNPYVKHMLMDISLNSMSKYKSRILPQVLETYRRTGKLPKRLLFSLAALIRFYKGVRENGNVINLRDDKHHLEMYQELWKTNNYRKIVEHVLGLEKHWDINLNTIEGMTDLVTHYVEKIDKYGVKKALEEVK encoded by the coding sequence GCTGGTATAGCAGTGGTGAGACCGATAGATTATGATACAGTACCATTACTAAATATTCAAGATGGACTATATACTTCAATAATTAGAGGTATCAATGAAAAGGGAGAGGTAGTAAAAGATTATAGAATTATCTCTTCAATAAATAGGGAGATTCCAGTGTATAAAGAGTTTGATGAATATTTAAAATTAGCTCATAATCCAGAGATGAGATTTATAATTTCAAATACAACAGAAGCTGGAATAGTTTATAGTGATGAGGATAAATATGATGATAGACCACAAAATACATTCCCAGCTAAATTAACAAGACTTTTACATGAAAGATTTAAAGTTTTTAATGGAGAGGTAAATAAAGGATTTATCTTAATGCCTTGTGAACTTATAGATTATAATGGAGAAGAATTAAAGAAAATTGTTTTAAAATATGCTGATCTATGGAATCTAGAGGAAGAGTTCAAAAATTGGTTGGTAACTGGAAATATCTGGTGTTCTACATTGGTAGATAGAATAGTAACAGGATATCCAAGAGCAGAAAAAGATGAGTTAGTAAAAGAATTAGGATATGAAGATAAATTTATGACAACAGGAGAGTATTTTTACCTATTTGTTATTCAAGGACCAAAGGATATTTTAACAAAAGAGTTAAGATTGGATAAAGTAAATCTAAATATCTTAATTGTAAATGATTTAAAACCATATAAGATGAGAAAAGTTGGAATTTTAAATGGAGCTCATACAGCTATGGTTCCAGTAGCTTATCTTTATGGAATAGATACAGTAAGAGAAGCGATGGAAAATAGTGATGTAAGAACATTTATAGAGAAAGCTATTGATGAAGAGATTATTCCAGCATTGGATATGGATAAAAAAGAATTGGTAGAATTTAAGGAAGCTGTAATAAAAAGATTTCAAAATCCATATGTAAAACATATGTTGATGGATATCTCTTTAAACTCAATGTCAAAGTATAAATCAAGAATTTTACCACAAGTACTAGAGACATATAGAAGAACTGGAAAACTACCAAAAAGATTACTTTTTTCACTAGCTGCTTTAATAAGATTTTATAAGGGAGTTAGAGAAAATGGGAATGTAATAAATTTAAGAGATGATAAACATCATTTGGAAATGTATCAAGAGTTATGGAAAACAAATAACTACAGAAAAATAGTTGAGCATGTGTTAGGATTGGAAAAACATTGGGATATCAATCTAAATACAATAGAGGGAATGACAGATTTAGTAACTCACTATGTAGAAAAAATAGATAAATATGGAGTAAAAAAAGCTCTGGAAGAGGTAAAATAA